The window GCCGAGCGTCGGCACATCCGAGAAGCAGGGCTGGACAGCGCGGATGGTCCTCACGACCATCTTCCTGGCCATGGTGCTCGAGGCGGTCGCCCTCGGCGCGGCCACCGTCGCGATCGCCCTGCCCAGCATCCTCAAGGTCTTCCCGACCACCCAGGGCGGCTGGCTGCTGTCCGCCTACTTCCTGGCCGGCGCGGTCGCCGCGCCACTGCTCGGCAAGTGCGCCGACCTGTACGGCAAGAAGAAGGTTCTCGTCATCACCATGGCGATCTCGGGAGCCGGCGCCGTCCTCTGCGCGATCGCGCCGACCTTCCTGGTGCTGCTGATCGGCCGCGCCCTGCAGGGCGTCGTGCTGGCCACGCTCGCCCTCACCTACTCGCTGCTGCGGGACATCTTCCCGCCCAAGCCCGCCGCCTTCGCGGCCAGCGCCACGGTCACCGGCATGGGCATCTTCGGCCTGGCCACCCCGCTTGCCGTCGGCTGGCTGCTGGCGAGTTTCGGCTTCCGGGGCCTGTTCTGGTTCGACGCGATCTGGACGATCGGCCTGTGCGTGCTGATCGCCTTCGTCTCGCCGGAGTCGGCGCTGCGCCGCAAGTCCCGGCCGGACGTGCTGGGCGCCGTGCTGCTGAGTATCGGGGTACTGGCCGTCCTGCTCTACGTCAGCCTCGGCCGCACCGTCGGATGGGCGTCGGGCACCGGACTCGCCCTGCTGCTCGGCGGGCTCGTCGTGCTCGCGGTGTTCTTCACCCACGCCCGGCGGGCGGCCGACCCGATCGTCAACCTGTCGCTGTTCACCCGGCGTCCGGTGGTGCTGGTGACCGTGTTCGGCGCGGTCGGCTATGCGCTCTCCGCGACCATCGGCCAGGTCATCCCGCTGCTGGCGATGACACCCCGGGAAGCCGGCGTCACCTACGGCCTCGGGCTGACCACGGTGGAGTACGCCGCGATCGAGACACCCAGGGCCCTGGCCTCTGTCGTCGTCGGCCTGCTGCTCGGCATGCTGGTCGCCCGCGGCCGCTCACCCCGGGTGTTCATGGTGCTGGGCATGGCCTGCTGGCCGCTCGCCGCGCTGTCGTTGACCTTCTTCAACACCACCGAGGTCGCGCTGATCGGCGGCGCCATCCTGGCCGGTCTCGGCGGCGGCATGGTCAACGCCTCGCTGCCGAACGTCGTCATGCAGGCGACACCGGCCGCGGACCAGGGCTCGGTGGCCGGT is drawn from Nakamurella alba and contains these coding sequences:
- a CDS encoding MFS transporter gives rise to the protein MDSHLPAPSVGTSEKQGWTARMVLTTIFLAMVLEAVALGAATVAIALPSILKVFPTTQGGWLLSAYFLAGAVAAPLLGKCADLYGKKKVLVITMAISGAGAVLCAIAPTFLVLLIGRALQGVVLATLALTYSLLRDIFPPKPAAFAASATVTGMGIFGLATPLAVGWLLASFGFRGLFWFDAIWTIGLCVLIAFVSPESALRRKSRPDVLGAVLLSIGVLAVLLYVSLGRTVGWASGTGLALLLGGLVVLAVFFTHARRAADPIVNLSLFTRRPVVLVTVFGAVGYALSATIGQVIPLLAMTPREAGVTYGLGLTTVEYAAIETPRALASVVVGLLLGMLVARGRSPRVFMVLGMACWPLAALSLTFFNTTEVALIGGAILAGLGGGMVNASLPNVVMQATPAADQGSVAGTVQLCQTGLGAVAPILMFTVMAPYANVTATGGVIYGETGFQVYLLGTVVVAAILLVLVATVLRPKPTDIVHNKVAPEPVGAMASAVPAEAVLPVQAAPVIDRPLAGEASGR